Genomic segment of Melanotaenia boesemani isolate fMelBoe1 chromosome 10, fMelBoe1.pri, whole genome shotgun sequence:
tcagataaataaggtgggctaagaccattaagagacttaaaaaccaataaaagaatcttaaaatcaattctgaagctgacggggagccagtgcagagactttaaaattggtgtaatgtgggccctctttctggtctttgtcaacagacgtgcagctgcgttctgtacaagctgcagctggttcaggtacttctttggaagaccagaaagaagagcattgcagtaatctaatcttgatgtgataaaagcatgaatcagtgtctctgcactggctcgagaGAGAAACGGCCTGATGCGGGAGATGTTCTTTAGGtgataaaaagcagtcttagttatgtttttaatatgtggctcaaaactgagatctgcatctaaaatcactcccaggttttttacttgattaaaatggttgagtgctaatgttttcagtttggcctccagtttctctctctcagcttcaggtccaatcaataaaacttctgttttgtcctggttgagctgcaagaagttttctgccatccaccctctgatatctaaaatacaatctaacaaggcatcaatgggcccatgctcatcaggagtcacggcaacatataactgtgtgtcatcagcatagctgtggaaatttatgccgtgtctcctgatgacatcaccaagaggaagcatgtaaagattaaaaagggtgGGGCCTAAAACTGAGCCTTGGGGTACACCACAGGTTAGTCTATAGCTCTTGGACGAGgattccttcatgctaacaaagaactctctatctgttagataggatttaaaccagttaaaaacagtaccAGTGAGGCCAACCACGTCGtggagtctgtttaaaagaatagtgtggtcaactgtgtcaaaggctgcgctgAGGTCAAGCAACACTAAGACAGAGAgttttttcatgtcagtattGAGCCTAAGGTCACTCACAACCTTGACCAGTGccgtctcagtgctgtgattggtcctaaaacctgactgaaacttctcaaatttattgtgtgagattaaaataataatggtcCAACTAACACTGGGCCGACCCACCCAAACTTTTTAAACACCATCTCTTTGGCTGTGGTCACTGTGCTTCAGTAATTCATCTGTCCAAATAGCCAGCTAAAAGATTCATGGTGTCCATGATCATATACGGGCTGGTCTGTACCAAAATGGCCTAATATTTTTGTCCCAGTCTCCCACCTTTGCTGCAATATCCCAGTACAACAGGTGCGTCTTGGTTTTTTAGTGTCAGTACAAACACATTTACCTCTGAAGTCTTTAGGGATTGACTTGCAGGACTCAACGTTGTTCTTCAGGTAGCGCAGTTTCTCTTTGACACTCTTCATGTTGACTGTGTCAGATTTTTGCATCTTAGTTACATCTTTATGTAGTTTAtccatctaacacacacacacgtaaacaCGGACATACATTTACTCAGAAAAGACAGCAGTTATAACAAaattcattatcattttattatatttctgcaatgtgttaaacatatttgttcctgtttaaattaataaactgaagtaattatgattttttttgttaaataatgttGCCATACGCTGTTTTTAGCCAAACCTCTTTAGAGAGTTTCCGCGTCTGGGCGTTGTTTAGCTGCCTGTGGATGGTTGAAACATCTGCTTCCAGCTGGCTGAGCTCCTGGCCCAGGTGACGCAGGGACAGTGCCGTGTACAGGCCCTGATCATGCAGGTACTGGTAAGGCTGCAGCCGGGCTGTCACATTCATAACCTGAAGATGGATCTGAGGCAGACGCTGGCTGGATATTATCACCTACAGGGAAACAAACACATAAGCTCCACAACTTTCTTTCCTCTTTGGGATTGCcggttaaaatgaaaatattcagaaatgtttctttttctatttccttCCACCATCACACACTACACAAATCTTTATATTTACTGACATATCTACTCATATGTACTCTACATAACATTAGTAAAGTTGCGTATAGTTGCATCCAAATCCACAACTGAGCTGGACTAGATTCAATTAAACTGAGCatctttgttaataaaaataacatatattaaaagtttttaaaattttaatcaaatttgaGAGTTACTGTAGGTGATGtctttttcctcattcttttTAACCAAATGTAGTTCAGTATAATTAGTCTAAATTTATTGTCTTCTGTTGCATAATTTGAAAAAGAATTGATTGCTGAGCAGTTTTTATCACAGCAGTAGTTTTCTTGATGACTACGGTGAAATAAATTGATTGATTAAATGCAGCCCTGCAATTAAAGGGATGAAAGACGTTTAATCTGCTGAGAGACAGTGGAGGCTAAAACAGGACTGTAAGATGGTGTTGGAAATGTTGGGTTCAAGGTTGCTTCAGCAATATCTACGGAGGTGTTCCTTGTAAATACACCCACCGTAGCTTGTCTTgctattttaatataaaacatctgTGATAAAAAATATTGTGAGTTATGGgatgaaaaaagctgaattcCAGTTTGGATCCCACTCTGCATGTTGGTGGATTTTGTCAAAGATCTTCAAGAAAAACGCTAACAGACAGGCATAGAAAACTGTTAGCTTCCAATCTCAAGAAAATTATGAATTTATAACTTTTGTTGGATAAATGGTTTAAACCAGGgatgtccagctccagtctttGAGGAAAtatgtcctgcagattttagattagcatgcttcaacacatctgactcagaCTATGGCATGGGTAGAATTTTTAGGCAGCAAAAGTTGTTGATAAGATCTAATTAATCTATTTGATTCAAATCAGGtgtgtcacagcagtgaaacctCTATAACAGGATGGTAGTCCAACATCAAACACCTCTGATTTAAACACTTATTTTCTTGCGGTGTTGCTCAAATGTCACTTTTTAATGATAGGCACTGATTTAAAGCAGATTAAGTGTGAACTTGtccaaatatattaaataaatagctGACAATTTAtgtgaaatgcatttattttcccCTCTGTAATGATTGCAATggttaaatcttatttttttttaatccttgttCCTATTTTACAAATTATGCTTTCGTAATCACATGTAAATTGTACAGTGTGGTTTTAGTTAAGTAACAGATCTGAAAAACTTGTAGAAATCCCCAGTCGGCAGGTGTTCCTACCTGTTCCTGCAGGTTGTACAATGATCCCTCACAGGTCTGaacctgctgcagcacagcCTCAAACTTCACAGCAGGGAATGACCACATGGTGGAGTTGACCTCGCACACACAAATGCCAGACTTCTTCACACCTGATACCTGCTGAGTCTGGCCATCATCCTGCAGCCACACACCAAAACAATTCATTTTAATCCAGCAGGTAAAATAATTGGAATGCATTAGGCACAGTAAGGAAAGCACTTCATCAAAAGTCTCtagaaaaatgtaaagattCTTCTCTATTTTCTGTGTAGATTAATCAAAGTGTAACTCACTGTagatgacagcagcaggagcagcagcagcagcatgtttgGAGCTGAAGAAATGAGGAATGGattaacacagacacaaatactCCACTTCCAATTTCTGTAAGACACCAATGTCATGAAAAATGCACAATTAGCTGACTTGCTTCCTATCACAGATGAGTCACTGCAGATGTTAAAACCACTTGCATGGAAGActaaacaaaaattttaaaccGTGTCTTTGAACATTTGTGGTAATGTCTGGAGATTCCTATTTCCTCCTTTGCTTATTATAAAACATTGATTTTTGCTATTTCCCCTTCAAAAACtttcatgcagtttttttttagaagattTGAATTATAAAGATAATTCCTGTAAGCATGGGGCAAAAATAAGCATATAACCTCATAATGTATCAGTGTTATctcaaatgttttatattaatagTACTTCACTGTGTGGGAGGTGTTTTGCaaaccattttattttgtttagatcAGAATTTTCAATATTTCAATGCAATTTATGCATCAACCTTTGGTACTTTATTCAAATAACTTGAAAATGTTTATAGATAataagaaggttcctggttcgagcctcagccATGATCTGAGATGGACCAGGGATCTGTCCAGGGTCCATAACATCTCTTTCCTGATAGCAGTTGAGATAGGTTCAGGTCCCCCATTGGCTCTGAATCAGATTAAGCAGGTATGGACAAAGGCTGGTTGCTTTACTTGCATATGTATGATCTGCAACTTGTTCTCCAGGGAACCTCTAGAAAAACCAAAGCTGAGCCATTTGGCGTTTCTACCTTCCATGCCCAGAGGGCAGCCAAATGGCTGGATTAGTTTTAGCTAATATCCTAACTCAGGTGTGAACGACACTATTGTTCTGTAAATGAGATGTTCTGTGAGCAACCCCCCACACGTTGGCCAAGGTGTGGGGGGTTGCTCACTCTCACTCTCTTATTCACCTTCTTGGCTCCCAAATAAGAATGTGCAAGCTCACTGGCAAGCTCCACCAGGAAGTCCACCAGCTTCCCCTGCACAGTGGAGATGCTCAGCACAATATTTCTAAGACCAGTGTATGCACAACCTGTCTAGCAAGCTGCAACGACAAATGatattttcacattatgatcagaaaattattttaccctcttttttttagcaAGAGATCGACACAGTCTGTCTTTTTCATTCCTTGATGACTTTTATTTCTGATGTACAAGATTTGAACAAGGAATCTTTTCTTATAGATGCAAGAAAGTGTACAAATAAATCAGTGCAGTATGTGGGTGAAGTGattgacatttaaaatactCAGTGCAATGAAGTTACAAAAATTTCACATGTTCCATGATGGTGGAATGTTCTCAGTGATTTTGACCTGCATTGTCTGAGCAGACTTGGCACTGCCATGCCACCTCCTTTCTGCATTTGCCACACGTGTACCTGTAGCAATCTACACAGCGCACAGTAGCGTGATTTCTCTTGCAACGACAGTTCACCTGGCACATTGCTCTTTTCCCTTGGTCCGGTGTGGGAGGTTGTTGGCGAAGAAGGTTCTCAATGTTGACTTTTTTTGGCTCCCAAATGTGACTGAGCAAGCTCACTGGCAAGCTCCACCAGGAAGTCCACCCGCCTCTCCTGCACCCCAGTGCACGCCTGATAAAGCACATAGGCATTCAATGCTGCCATGTctatcatgttgtagaacacagCGACTGGCCATCGCCGTGTTCCTGAGCGGACACTGTACTCTCGCACCATCTGGTCACACATCACATCGACACCACACTTCATGCTGTTGTAGTCGGTGACTGTGTTTGGCTTCTTCTTTCGTGTGTCTTCAGTCTCAACCACgctgtgcatgctgctgaggaTGCAGACGGTCTTTCTCCGTTTAGGCGCATAGACAGTCAGTGTGACACCAGAGGTTGAAAACACCTGAGTACTGAATTCTTGGCGGTTCATAGCTTGTTTTGCTGAACCTGGAAGCTCCCGTCGAATCTtattgactgtgccaaggagaGTGGTCTTCCGGTTGAGCAGTCGTTGCGCCAGTGATAGTGATGTGAAGAAGTTGTCTGTGGTCACAGTTCTTCCTTTGTCCATAAACGGTTCCATcagcttcatcaccacattttCAGAAAGTCACTCTCCAGAAGGACAACTGGGGTCTTTTCCAAGATATGGGATGACATTGCACACATACTTAGATTTCAGGTCACATGCCACCCAGAACTTGATACCAAacttgtccggttttgttgcaatgtattGCAAGAAACAGCAGCGAGTCTTTGACAGAAAAAGTTGTTCATCAATGGTGATGTGCCTGCCTGGGTTGTAGGATGAGATACAGTTGGAAACGAAAGACCTCCAAATATCAGCAACTGCAGCAAACCTGTCAGTCTCAGCTCGTTCACTACGTGTGTCCATGtcatcaaagcgtaggtgttgcatgatgtctTGGAAGCGGTTTCGAGCCATGATCCTGGTGATCAGTGGGTGGCCCAGTTTTGAAGACCATGTGTCACGCAGTGATGGAAGTCTAATTACCCCTCGCAAGAGAAGAATGGCAATAAACGCCATTAGTTCAGGGACGGCCATGAACCAACTGCTCTCCTCTGTCCGACGTCCATGCTGAACAGTCCACTCCTGAACAGTTCGAAGCATGTCAAGAGTGATGAAGCAGAGGAAGCTCTGTAGGCGACTGGACACCGTTCTTCTGACCAAAGCTGTCGGCTCTCCGTCTGTAGCATATGGTTTTACTGGGCTTTGATTGAAAGGCCTCCCCACCTGTTCTTCACACCATACTGTGCCGTCCTTTGCCTTCTCCACTGGCCCAGTGTGGGTCTCCACTCGACCTCTCTTTACTGGGGGCAGTGAAGTCTCCTCATCAGAAGAAACTTCAGAATCTGAGCTCATCTGAAGGACGACATCATCTCCATCTGAGTCGCAAGGGTTGACATGATCCAGGATCATGTCCAAAGCCTGCTGAGCGCTGTAGACTTTTGGCATCTTCACTTCTTGGCTTACCGTTGTTCACCATGAAAATCTTGAAGCTGTGAGTGAGCTATTTATCCACCTCAGTTCCCTAGTTTAGTTGTTCACACCGACGCCCACCATTTCACCAATTTGTGAAGCACCCACAACAATCCCACAATGTGGTGAAACCAgttttgattttgcttttctgttcccaggtcaaaaggaatgtaattatctctcatttgaaatacttgattatgctttccttttggcctttgtggaaacagaaacgtgataatctctcacttgaaagcaagctgggcgtacaatagtgtgatgacgatgaaaactcacatgaccaatgctcaataaagggtacatgaaaat
This window contains:
- the LOC121648068 gene encoding uncharacterized protein LOC121648068, which produces MPKVYSAQQALDMILDHVNPCDSDGDDVVLQMSSDSEVSSDEETSLPPVKRGRVETHTGPVEKAKDGTVWCEEQVGRPFNQSPVKPYATDGEPTALVRRTVSSRLQSFLCFITLDMLRTVQEWTVQHGRRTSNCISSYNPGRHITIDEQLFLSKTRCCFLQYIATKPDKFGIKFWVACDLKSKYVCNVIPYLGKDPSCPSGE